In Chrysemys picta bellii isolate R12L10 chromosome 3, ASM1138683v2, whole genome shotgun sequence, a single genomic region encodes these proteins:
- the ZNF395 gene encoding zinc finger protein 395 isoform X2 produces the protein MASVLSRRLGKRSLLGTRVSTPSSLADRMLGTAQIPTLQAELSRVSSHLASYEGGRCKEQGEESSTMPSFPNLNRLQLHPGQRMVDQSRSSEDLTLLTKETSFLPRLSFCFIHLLCLVITPHCKLIGVYVTYNGQECAGLVEQHSQLNDEVQVLLEVQGVHTCWKTEDVRLAEMQRSPPPTLPMDHSPATAMDQSPATGSVQRSVSRNIDVPKRKLDAAVEMDEMMAAMVLTSLSCSPVVQSPPSRESSMPASQAACDSWKESGDVSDSGSSTTSGHWSGGSDISTPSPPHPEASPKYSSEALSSPQADDGFETDSDPFLLDEPAPRKRKNSVKVMYKCLWPNCGKVLRSIVGIKRHIKTQHLGDGADSDQRRREEDFYYTEVQVKEEAAPESATSPTFGSSPIVLQQALAKPEALALDQATLESHLPNSALSQSAPSSFWHIQADHAYQALPSIQIPVSPHIFTSISWAAATSTIPSLSPVRSRSLSFSEHQQPTPMLKSHLIVASPPRAPSGTRKVRGEAKKCRKVYGIEHRDQWCTACRWKKACQRFLD, from the exons ATGGCGAGCGTGCTGTCCAGGCGCCTGGGGAAGCGCTCCCTGCTGGGCACCCGCGTTTCCACGCCCAGCTCCttggcagacaggatgctggggaCGGCCCAAATCCCCACATTGCAGGCGGAGCTCAGCAGAGTGTCTTCCCACCTGGCTTCGTATGAGGGTGGTCGGtgcaaggagcagggagaggagagcagCACGATGCCCAGCTTCCCAAACCTGAACCGCTTACAGCTCCACCCAGGACAAAGA ATGGTTGATCAGTCCCGTTCCTCTGAGGATTTGACGCTTTTAACCAAGGAAACCTCCTTTCTCCCTCGCCTGTCTTTTTGTTTCATCCACCTGCTATGTCTTGTCATAACCCCCCATTGTAAGCTgattggg GTTTACGTCACCTATAACGGGCAGGAGTGCGCTGGCCTGGTAGAGCAGCACAGTCAGCTGAACGACGAGGTGCAGGTGCTGCTCGAGGTGCAGGGAGTGCACACCTGCTGGAAGACAGAAGACGTGAGACTGGCTGAGATGCAAAGATCACCGCCCCCTACCCTTCCGATGGACCATAGCCCTGCCACTGCGATGGATCAGAGCCCTGCCACTGGATCAGTTCAGAGATCGGTTTCTAGGAATATTGATGTACCTAAAAG GAAGTTGGATGCTGCTGTGGAAATGGACGAGATGATGGCAGCTATGGTGCTGACTAGCTTGTCCTGCAGCCCTGTGGTGCAGAGCCCGCCCAGCCGCGAAAGCAGCATGCCGG CGTCCCAGGCAGCCTGCGACTCATGGAAGGAGAGTGGCGATGTGTCAGACAGCGGCAGCAGCACCACCAGCGGGCACTGGAGTGGCGGCAGCGACATCTCCACCCCATCACCCCCGCATCCTGAAGCCAGCCCCAAGTACTCGAGCGAGGCCTTGAGCTCCCCTCAGGCTGACGACGGCTTTGAGACCGACTCGGATCCCTTTCTTCTCGATGAGCCTGCCCCAAGAAAGAGAAAG AACTCGGTGAAGGTGATGTACAAGTGCCTGTGGCCAAACTGTGGTAAAGTCCTGCGATCCATTGTCGGGATCAAGCGTCACATCAAGACCCAGCACCTTGG AGATGGCGCAGACTCTGACCAGCGGAGGAGGGAGGAAGATTTCTACTACACCGAAGTTCAGGTGAAAGaagaagctgctccggagtctgCCACCAGCCCCACCTTTGGGTCCTCGCCCATTGTCCTCCAGCAGGCCCTAGCCAAGCCAGAAGCCTTGGCTTTGGACCAAGCAACCTTGGAGTCTCACCTCCCAAACAGTGCCCTCAGTCAGtctgcccccagttccttctGGCATATCCAGGCTGATCATGCCTATCAG GCCTTGCCATCAATTCAGATTCCGGTGTCACCACACATATTCACCAGCATCAGCTGGGCTGCTGCCACCTCCAccatcccttctctctcccca GTTCGAAGCAGATCACTGAGCTTCAGTGAACACCAACAGCCAACACCAATGCTGAAGTCACACCTGATCGTCGCgtctcctcccagggctcccagTGGCACCAG AAAAGTCCGTGGCGAAGCCAAGAAATGCCGTAAAGTTTATGGAATTGAGCACCGAGATCAGTGGTGCACGGCCTGCCGGTGGAAAAAGGCCTGCCAGCGGTTCCTGGATTGA